The proteins below come from a single Mya arenaria isolate MELC-2E11 chromosome 6, ASM2691426v1 genomic window:
- the LOC128236415 gene encoding uncharacterized protein LOC128236415 has product MILTTLQKPNAECQIRLINISSVALGMGADLKNVKRIIDAGPPTSLETYIQEIGCAGRTGSVAEAVLYFNNSDISGQCMKKDMQDYCRNNEKCRRDIINEHFGFQTKEKPTICCNFCDSQLCIEWDFSNLAINK; this is encoded by the exons ATGATACTGACAACACTTCAAAAACCAAATGCAGAATGTCAGATAAGGCtcataaatatttcatctgtTGCATTAGGAATGGGGGCAGACTTGAAAAACGTTAAAAGGATAATAGATGCAGGACCACCAACTAGTTTAGAAA CATATATTCAAGAGATTGGTTGTGCTGGACGAACAGGGTCTGTGGCAGAAGCAGTTCTCTACTTCAATAATTCTGACATATCAGGTCAATGTATGAAAAAGGATATGCAAGATTACTGTAGAAACAATGAAAAGTGTCGCAGGGATATCATCAATGAACATTTTGGCTTCCAAACCAAGGAAAAACCAACAATCTGCTGCAATTTTTGTGACTCTCAACTGTGTATTGAATGGGATTTTTCTAATTTAGCAATAAATAAGTGA